The Rhopalosiphum maidis isolate BTI-1 chromosome 1, ASM367621v3, whole genome shotgun sequence genome has a segment encoding these proteins:
- the LOC113556081 gene encoding sialin-like, with protein sequence MFIIFIFYVLTHETLFDMVSFKSHLYHNIKVSVPPQLHSNNRNYGEDDDNDDGDDGGNSTNNVINVSVIGSYDMRQRRKRCAINCWLTMVFLAYSFLLTVRLHFTYSMMVMMNVPLVAASVDRPLCPGAVLDVGANSTTAVARRLDWTIRQQAATMGAYFFGTLVSTLPGGVYSSRGYERSIMLWCVAVTAATMALVPVAFVQYESWVAVTFLRFLQGCAFGPTGSCGGTLAGKIVPKTNRILYTTFMFSGTVFGGFFGHLYSGIVIPNVSLDGSFITLSVIGFIWAAVWGTMIHLTPYINDFSDLPKSVSFISTAWTVIIRSMPFISLLNASFGLGFLYSFITTGLPIYGSNVLGGDAVKTGIQVSVSWLISWVTSVIAGISAASMTNVDTNTKIKVRKLYVGIVLIGSPIMLLGVMSAKCDVSLARTFIRMTVILLGFERSSIRINSLDLCPGYVGSLIAMCDVFYSIGNIIDLVLVRNIFANTMNWSITFQVTIILSIACSILFLLFGSSQKQCWDQRYVRP encoded by the exons atgtttattatttttattttttatgtattgaccCATGAAACATTATTTGATATGGTAAGTTTTAAATCACACTTATATCATAACATTAAAGTGAG CGTGCCACCACAATTACACAGCAACAACAGAAACTACGGCGaagacgacgacaacgacgacggcgacgacggCGGCAACAGCACCAACAACGTCATCAACGTCAGCGTGATCGGATCGTACGACATGAGACAGCGTCGGAAGAGATGCGCGATCAACTGTTGGCTGACGATGGTGTTCCTCGCGTACTCGTTCCTGCTCACCGTCCGGTTACACTTCACGTACTCGATGATGGTCATGATGAACGTGCCGCTGGTGGCGGCGTCGGTCGACCGGCCGCTGTGTCCGGGCGCGGTGCTGGACGTGGGCGCCAACTCCACGACCGCGGTGGCCAGGCGTCTGGACTGGACGATCCGGCAACAGGCGGCCACGATGGGCGCGTACTTTTTCGGCACGCTGGTGTCCACGCTCCCGGGCGGCGTGTACTCGAGCCGCGGTTACGAGCGGTCCATAATGCTGTGGTGTGTGGCCGTCACGGCGGCCACGATGGCACTGGTGCCCGTGGCGTTCGTCCAGTACGAGAGTTGGGTGGCCGTCACGTTCCTCAGGTTCCTGCAAGG GTGTGCGTTCGGGCCGACCGGCTCGTGTGGCGGGACATTGGCCGGTAAAATTGTACCAAAAACCAACAGGATTCTATATACGACGTTCATGTTCTCCGGCACAGTGTTTGGCGGTTTCTTCGGACACTTGTACAGCGGAATAGTCATACCTAACGTATCGCTCGACGGCAGCTTTATAACACTGTCCGTCATCGGATTCATCTGGGCCGCCGTGTGGGGGACCATGATTCATCTGACACCATACATTAACGACTTCAGCGACCTCCCTAAGTCTGTGTCGTTCATCTCGACGGCGTGGACCGTGATCATACGATCAATGCCGTTCATCAGCCTGCTAAACGCATCATTCGG actcGGATTTTTATACAGCTTTATCACTACCGGATTACCGATTTACGGTTCCAATGTCCTAGGCGGCGATGCTGTGAAAACCGGCATACAAGTATCTGTGTCTTGGCTAATCAGTTGGGTTACGTCTGTAATCGCAGGAATCTCGGCCGCGTCGATGACGAATGTCGACACGAATACGAAAATAAAGGTCAGAAAACTGTATGTTGGAATTGTGTTAATAGGATCACCGATAATGCTCTTGGGTGTCATGTCTGCAAAATGTGACGTGTCGTTGGCCAGAACATTTATAAGAATGACTGTGATATTATTGGGCTTCGAACGAAGCAGCATTCGAATAAATTCTCTTGACTTATGTCCTG gTTATGTGGGAAGTCTAATAGCCATGTGTGATGTTTTTTACTCCATAggcaatataattgatttagttTTGGTTCGAAATATATTTGCAAATACTATGAATTGGAGCATAACATTCCAGGTGACTATCATCTTATCAATTGCGTGTagcatactatttttattgtttggcTCCTCGCAAAAACAATGCTGGGATCAAAGATACGTACGTCCGTAA